GGGTGGTCGGGCCTTCCGTGTGCGGGGCCTTGCTGCTCCTGGCCCTCCTGTTCTCCCTGGTGAACCACCAACAACGCGGACCGCGCTGGGTCCGCGACCACATCAACACGGCACTGCGCTCCGGGTCCGGAACGGTCGAGCTGCGCGAGCGTCGTGACGGCAGTTCGGCGAACCGCACCGTACGGCTCGAACCCCACCCGGACCCGGGCGACCAGCACTTCCACTGAAGACCTGCTCAAGACCTCTGTCGAGGTGAAGCCATGACCATGACCGCTCCGGCCGAACCGTTCACAGTCCGTGCCTTCCTGCTCGGCCCGGAGTGCCCCGACACGGCCGACGCCCTCACCCGCCCGCTGCACGGCGGCGGCGCGGCCAGCGGTCTCCTCCGCGGTACGCGCCCCTTGACGCCTGCGGCCGATCAGGCCGTCGAACACGAACTGGCGGGCTCCATCGACTCCTTCCTCTCCCTCGACGTCTTCGACGTGGCGGCCGGTGGCTGGCGCAGACACGCCGCCCTTACCGAGGCCGCGCAGCGCACGCGGGCCACCCCGGGCAGCGAGGAGGTGGTCGCGCTGGCGAGCCACGAGATCACGTCCAACCACCGCCCCTACATCGACGTCTTCCTGGACGGCACCAAGGTCGGCACCCTCGACGTCTGGCTCGAGCTTCTCTTCCGGATCAGCGGACTCGTCGCCGTCGTACGCGACGCGCACATGGTCGCCGTACGCAGTGGGCAGTGTGTGCTGGAGGCACGTCTCAGCGTCCAGCAGATCCTGCTGGCGGAGCGGCAGGGCCGACTCGACCTTCCCGGCATCTGGCACCTGCACACCCCGCTGCCCCTGCTACGGGACCAGCTCCCGCCACCTCCACCACCGCCACCTCCACCACCGCCAGTCCCGCCGTCATCCGTGCAGCCGACCCAGGTTCTCCATCGGCCCCAGCACATCGACGGCCCCTATCCGGGACCCTGAGACGACAGCGCCGCGTCAGGGACAGCCGGCGCGGCAGATCGATCTCGGCCAGTACGGTCTTGCCGGGCGGGTTCCGTTCCAACACATCCCAGCGGCCGACGAGCGCGTCGACGATCTGCCGGCACTCGGGACAGGCTGCCGATCACACCAAGTCGGGCTGCCCTGCCAGGTGATACCGCCGGGCCCCCGTCCCGTCGTCCCGGATCAGCGTTCCGGACGGCGTCCCACCCGGTCAACTCGCCGTCGGCGCACCGGTCTCGGTCAACTGCCGCAGGACAGTGAGGAATTCGGGCTACCCTCCCCCCGGTCGGGCTTGGCTTGTGCCCGATCGCGCCACACTGAGGCGTGAAAACGGTGCAACCTTTGGGCCAATCAGTTTGTCTCAGTTGATATCCGACACACCTGTCCTTCGGGGGAGATCATGGTACGAAGCAGGACCATCTGGGCCACCGCCGCGCTCCTGACCGCCACGTTGGGTGCGGCCGCGGTCCCGGCCAACGCCGCGCCGGTCACCGCGACCCGCACCGCTGCCGCCTGTGCCACCGGCTGGGGCAGCCTGGACAAGACGTACTTCGCCGGCACGTCGACACCGCTGACGAACGTCAGGACCGGCCGTCACGACTGCTACGACCGGTTCGTCATCGACGTCCCCGGTGCGGGCAGCGGCGAACTCGGCTTCTCGGTCGGGTACGTCGACGAGCTCTACCAGGACGGCTCCGGCCGCCCCATCCACGTCGGCGGCGGCGCCATCCTGGAGGTGCGGGTGAACGCGCCCTCCTACGACCCCGAGACCGGCACCCCCACCTACCCCGGACGGGTCGCGCAACCGCTGCCGGGCGTGAACCTCACCGGGTACCGCACCTTCCAGGACACCCGGTACGCCGGGAGCTTCGAGGGTGTCACGCAGTTCGGGCTCGGCGTGCGCGCACGTCTGCCCTTCCAGGTGCAGCGCCTGGCCGACCACCTCGTGGTGGACGTCGCACACACCTGGTGACATCCACGGGCCTCTCTCGGATGCGCGGCGCACCCGCGCCCGTGCTCGCCTTGACTCGTCGAGCCGACACCGGCCGCCGCGCGTCCGTCCCGGAACTCCCGCGGAAATGTCCGTGATCCGTAACAGAGGGATCCCATGACGCCCTTTCATCGTCCTGTCTTCTGCAGGGGATTCACCAACAGGACGAGGACAGGGCAGACATGGCGCGGCATGGCGGGCGGGGATGGCACGGCCGGGTCTTCGCGGCGGCGGTCGGGGTGACGGCGGTGGCTGCGGTCACCTCGGTGTGGACGGCGCAGGCCGGCCCCGTCGGCGGGGGCAAGGCGGAGGCGGGCGTCTCGGCGGGCCCCTCCGGACCGGGTTCCTCCGCACCGGGTTCCGCGGCTCCGGGTTCCGCCGCCAAGCGGGCGCGGGTGTCGGTGGACATCGCGCACGCGTCGGAGGCCGGCCCCCGGGGCGTCAACATCACCATCGACGACGGGCCGGACCCGGGCTGGACCCCGCAGGTGCTTCAAGTGCTGCGGGAGAACGGGGTGAAGGCGACCTTCTGCATGGTGGGCACGCAGGCCCAGGCGCACCCGGACATGGTCAAGGCGGTCGTCGCGGACGGTCACCGGCTGTGCGACCACACGGTGTCGCACGACACCACGATGGACACCAAGTCCGAGGCCTACCAGTCGCAGCAGATCCTGGACGCCGAGCGCATGATCACCGAGGCCTCCGGGGGCGTACGGCCCGTGTACTACCGGGCCCCCGGCGGTGCCTTCACCCCCTACAGCCGTACCCTCGCCGCATCGCACGGGATGCGGCCGCTGGGCTGGAACGTCGACACCAAGGACTTCGAGCGCCCCGGCGCCGCCGCGATCGTCGCCACCGTCAAGAGCGAGGTCTCCAACGGCCCGACGATCCTCTTCCACGACGCCGGCGGGGACCGCTCCCAGACCGTCACCGCCCTGCGCGAGATCCTGCCGTGGCTGAAGCAGCAGGGGTACTCCTTCGGCTTTCCGGTGCGTTGAGCAGATGATGTGAACCTCCTGGACCACCGCACGCCCGTTGCGCAACCATGGGAAGGCGGGTCGGGCATCGCACCAGGGGGAGGGGCGTCCGATGAGTGGCGAACGGCGAGGGTGGGGGCGTCGGCGGAAGGCGCGGCAGCAGCCTGGGGACGTGGAGTCGTCGGAGGGCGCCTCGACCGGCGAGTTGGCCGAGGGCGTCTCGTACAGCGTCACGACGCGGGACGGTGCCGACGGCGTCCCGGTCGTGAACATCAAGCTCACGATGACGCCGGAGGCCAAGGCGCGTTGGACGATGAGTGCCGCGTACGAGGAGAAGGGCGAGACGCACCCCGACACGCTCACCGCGGCATACGAGTTGGCCGAGGTGCTGTGGCGGCAGGGTTCGGCGGACGAGGCGGTCGAACTGTTCCGCTATGTGGTCGCCGGCCGCCGGGCGGTACTCGGCCAGGGGCACCCCGACACGCTGGCGGCCACGTCGTTCCTGGCGCGGGTGCTGGAGGAGTTGGGCGCGCTGGCCGAGGCGGAGCAGTTGACGCGGATGGTGTGGGCGGAACACGTCCGCGCGTCCGGTGAGGTTCATCCGGAGGCCCTGACGAGCCTTGCCCGGCTCGCTCGGATCATGCTTGGGCAGAAGCGGGCCGCCGAGGCGGAGGGGCTGGTCCGGCAGGTGCTGGCGGCCCGCGAGCGGGTCCTGGGCCAGGGTCACCGGGACACCCTCGGCAGTCGCAACGACCTGGCGGGAGCCCTGCGTGCGCAGGGTCGGCTGGAGGACGCCGAGTGGCTGTACCGGCAGGTGGCGGACGACGCCGGACGGCTGTTCGGCCCGGCCGACCCGCTGAGCCTGGACGCGCGCGCCAACCAGGCCGCCGTCCTCGCCCATCAGCACCGGTGGGCCGAGGCGGAGCGGCACTACCAGGCGGTGGTCGACGTCCGTGTACGGAACGCGGGCGCGGGCCACGTGGACACACTGTCGGCGCAGAGCAACCTGGCGTCGGTGCTGCACGGCGCGGGCAAAGTGGGCGAGGCCGAGGCGCTGATGCGCACGGTGCTGGAGGGGTACTCCCGGCTGTTCGGTGCGGACCACCCCCGGACGGTCTCCGCCATGCGCAACCTGGCCGCGATGATGCACCGGCGCGGCAACCGGGCGGAGGCGGAGGCGCTGTGCCGGCGAGTGGTCGCCGCGTACGAGCGCCGGTTCGGGCCGGGCGACCCGCGCACCGCCGAGGCGCGGGCGAACCTGCGGATGGTCGTCGAGGGCGGCGGCTGAACGGCTTCGCGGTGGGGGCCGGTCAGACGCCGACGTGGACGTGCGAGGCCCACAGCGAGGGGAACCAGGCGTACCGGGTGTGCAGTTCGGCCACCGTGGCGTGCAGGGCGAACGCGACCTGGTCGTCCACTTGGTCGTCCCGCACCCGGGGATCCGTCCCGGACGGCCCGGTGTGCGTCGGCGCCCGTCCGGCGAGGGCCGCGTAGAAGGCCGTGGCCATCTCCGGTGCCAGTTCGTCGCCGACCGGCCACAGCGTGCCCACCACGTGCCGGAAACCGGCCAGTTGGAAGGCGCCGGTGATGTGGATGGCCTCGTCAGCCAACTCGTGCCGGGTGGCGGACGTCGCGCAGGCCGACAGGTAGGCCAGGTGTGCGCCGTCGAGCCGGAGCCCGGCGACGTCGGTGACGGTGAGCGGACGCGTCGCGTGGTCGTGGGTCAGGATGCGGCACTCCGAGGGGTCCTGGGTGTCGGCCACGGCATGGCAGGCGAAGTGCACGGACCGCGTGTGCCGCAACGCCTCCAGCACGGCGTCCCTGGTCGCCTGCTCATTGACGAGGACGACGGGTTCGTGACGGTCCGTCAAGTACCTTCCCACTGCCCGGACTTCGGCGTCCGCGTGCGGGAGGTTCCCCGCCCCCGGAGTGCGCGACATGCTGACGATCACCTGGTCCGAACCGCCCTCGTGGGTGTCCGTACGTCGCGTCCGGGCGTGATGGAGCGCGGCGACGGTGGACGTGTACGAGGACGCCACCCGCGCCAGAACGCACCGCCGGCCGTCCGCGCCGGCTCGCGGGCCGTGATAGCCGGCCGCGTGCAGCGGCAGGAAGGCCAGTGATCCCTGGGGGCACCACCACACGCGTGGTGGCGTGCCGCCGGGCCCGGGCGGTGCGGGGAGGGCGAGCCGTTCCAGGACCGGTCCGGTGATCGTGTCCCACAGCCACTCCAGCGTGTCCGCGACCGTCTCCTGGCGGGCCAGCCGCCGGTCGAGGCCTTCCGTGCCGCTCGCGGGCGCGGCGACGGCGGCGAGGAAGTCGGCGACCCTGCGCTGGACCTCCTCGGCGGTGGTCTCCAGGGGGACGACGTCGAGTGCTCCGTCGGCCACGATCAGCGCGTCGCAGCGGATGCTGATGTTGATCACCACGACCGGTCCCGTCCCGGCCCGCCGGATGATCTCCGTCGCGGGCGGTGGGCGCAGGAAGTCCGCCAGGCCGGGCAGGGACCGGATCTCGGTCACGAGTGCGTCCCACTCGGCCTCACGGGTCCGCAGCCGCTCGACGACCTGGTGTTCCCGCGCCGCGGAGTACGTGTCGGCGCGCGGCGGCGCCGGATCCTCCGCGTCACGCAGCCGTACGAAGCGGTCGGCCAGCGCCGGCGCACGCTCCCGCAGCCGGGCCACGTCGGTCTCCCTGGACCGCAGGAGGCGGCCGAGCAGCACGCCGCGCCCGTGTTCCAGGACCTCCAGGGCCTGTTCGGGCCGGCCGGCCTGGAGCGCGTACGCGGCGGCCTCGGCGGCCAGGCCGTGCTCGCGGGCCAGCACGTACTGCTGGTCCGCGCGGTTCAGGTCGCGGGCGGCCAGCCTCGGCAGGAGCCGTACCGCCTCCGTGAGCCAGTGGCGGGCCGCCTCCCAGTCGTGGCGCGTGCCGCACACCTGCCCGAGGGTGGCCCGGGCACGCAGGCGCGCCTGGACGGGCGCGCTCCGCACCTCGACCGAGCCCCGTGCCACCTCGTGGGCCTCCGTCAGGAGCCGTTCGTCGTCCGTGGCGAGGAACAGTTTGTGCAGGGCCTCGGCGAGCGCGGTGCGCGAGGAGATCTGTGCCGGGTGATCGGCCGGGTAGCCGTCGACGAGTGTGCGCAGCAGCTCGACGCATTCCGTGAGATCGGCGTCGTCCCCCCGGGCTTCGGCACGGGAGCGCAGGGCCTCGGCCAGTTGGAGGAGGGTGATCCGGGCGGCTCCGGAGTTGCCCGGCCGCAGGGCCAGTACCTGGCGGAGCAGCCCCACCGCCTCGTCGACGTCCGCGGTGTCCATGCCGACGCCGGCATCGAGGCCGACGGCGTCGTGGCGCAGTCGCAGCAGGAGCGCGAGATTGCCCAGCAGGAAGGGCCGTTGGACCTCGCCGGCCGGGCAGGCGGCGAGGGCGGCGCGCTGGGTCTCGACGGCCTCGTGCAGGTGGGGGCGGTGGCCGGTGTGCTCGTAGCGGGCGAGCTGGGCGCTGCCGAGGGTGGACAGCAGGGCGGGGCGGTCGGAGGAGTGCGGCGGGAGGGCGGCGAGGGCGCGGTGGAGGTGGTCGTCGCACTGGTCGAGGTCGCCGAGGTCGTGGCGGGACTGGAACCGTTGCAGCAGGTTCTGCCCGAGGGAGCCGTGCAGGGCCGCGAGGTTGGGGCTGTGCGGCGGGGCGTGCCGGACGGCGTCCCGCTGGAGTGCGATGGCCTGGTCCAGGTCGGCCGCGGAGCCGGTCCGGTCGTGACGGTGGGCCAGTTGCATGGCGAGGACGGAGGCGGCGGCCCTGGCGTTCTCCGCGGAACCCTCGTCGGAGCCGAAGACGTCGAGGGCGGTGCGGAGCCAGGAGATGGCCGACTCGAGGTCGGCCGGATCGTCGCTGAGGCGGTACCGGGTCGCGTGGGTCTTGCCCAGCTCGAACAGCGCCACCCCGCGGTTCAGGTCGTCGTGCGGCATCGTCCGTACGGACTCCCGCAGGGCCCACAGGGCCCAGTCCGCCCACCGCAACTGACCGCAGATTTCTGCCCGTTGCAGGGACAGGTCCGCCGCCCGCATGGTCACGAGGAGGCGGTCGTGGGTATCGAGGGAGTGGTCGGTGTCCAGGAGATGACGCAGGAGCGCGACGGCCTCGTCCAGTTCCCCGAGACGGCCGTCGAGCCGGAACCTGTCGGCCAGACAACCGGCGAGATTGACGGCGAGCTGCCACGGCTGCGTACCGCCGTTCCTGAGCATCTCGTCGCGCGAGCTGCGCAGGCCCCCCACCGCGTCGTCCAGAGCGGCCCGCTCCTGCGTCAGGTCGTACCAACTGCTCAGCAGGAACGCCAGGTTGACCTGTCGGGACGCCCACTCCGGGGTCCCCCGGGGTGTTTCGGCCAGGGCGCGGCGTTGGGCTGCGACGGCCTGGCGCAGATGCTCAGCGTCCCCGCCGAGGTCGTACAACTCCCCCAGGACCTCGGCGAGACCACCGAGCTGTGCGGCCCGTTCGCCGGGCATCACGGGCGGCAACTCCACGCAACGGCGCAGGAGTTCGGCGGCCTCCTCAAGTGCGTGGGGTTCGCCGGTCCGGTGGTGCAGCAGGCGCAGGGCGCGGCCCAGGCCGTAGAGGTAGGCCTCGCGGTACCGATGCCCTTCGGGGGCCAGGTGGAGGGCGCGCCGGTAGAAGTGGATGGCGCGCTGGAGGGTCGGCAAGTCGCCGGTGTGCTCGTACAGTTGGGCCTCGGCGTTGGCGAGGTTCCTCAGGTGCACGTCCCGACCGGGGCTGGCGTCGGAGGTGGCGTCGACGACCCGACGGTCGAGGTCGCGAGCCCGCCGCAGGGCGGCGACGTCCCCCGTGCGGTGGTAGAGCTCCAACTCCCGTAAACCCTGCCGGTGCAGCTCGTCGACGGACGTCCCGGCCGACCTCCTGGAGCGAGGAACACCACTGTCCATTCCACCACCATACGGTCGCCGACCGCCCTGTTCGTAGACCTCGGCTCTCAACTCCCGGGTGTGGACGGCGAGTAGGGCGGGTCGGTCGGGTCGAGCGGGTGGGCGTATCGGGAAGGGGGCGGCAGGCCCTGACGCCAGTGCAGGCACAGTGCCTGGGCCAGTGTCCGTTCCTCCTGGAGGCTGTCGGGCAGCGGCAGGTGCAGGGCTGCCAGCAGGTCGAAGCGGTGCAGCTCGAACGCGGCGCGGACGGCGTCGCCGTAGGTGAGCGCCGCCTGTACGGCTCCGTGGTACGCGAGTACGGCGACGGCGGCGGGGGCCAGGGCGAGCAGCAGCCACCAGCCGGAGCGGAGCAGCAGCGCGGTGCTGACGAGTGCGGTCACCGCGTTGGTGACGCACAGGCGTGCCGCCGCGTCGAGGGAGTCGCGGCAGTCGTCGACCACGGCACGCGCACGGTCTCCGAGCACCGGGTACAGGCGGGGCCAGGCGACCGCGGCGTCCCAGCCGTGGTCCCGGCCGGCCGTGTCCCGCAGCGCCGCCAGCACGTTGCCCAGGGCCGTCGGCCGGACGAGGTGGTCCGGGAGCGGATACCGTCGCCGCAACGCGGCCGCCGCGGCGCCGGCCCGCTGCACGAGCGCGGGCGAAGGGTCCTCCGCCGACCCAGTCGCCCCTGCCGACCCCGCCGACCCGTCCAGCTCGGTGCGCGCCGCCAGCCGTGCCTTACGCCGACGTTGCAGTGTCCGCCCGAGTCCGGCACCGAGCGCATCGGGCCAGCCGCCCTCCAGCAGCCGCATGACGGCCAGTTGGAAGGGCTGAAAGACAACCGCGACGACAGTGGTCCCGACGACGATCCACACCGCCTGCCCCGCGCCCACAGCAGTGGCCGTCCGCCAGGCACGCCGCAGGGAGACGTCGGCGCCGGGTGCTCCCGCCCAGACGAGGAGCAGAACGAACACCGTGGCCACGTACGTCGGCAGATAGGCCACCGAGAAGAACCTCACCGAGCCGTCGAGCGGCTTGGGGACGACGGGCCCGAGGCTCACGCCGGGCTCACCTCAGCTCCATCGGTCCGTGGTCGCCGCTCTGGCACACCGGACGGTACCGGTCGTCGTAGAACGCGGTGTAGGCGCGACTCCCGCACACAGCACACCGGAACGCGATGACGCTGAACCGCGTCGACTCCCCGGGAGCCGCGGCGCGCACCTCGTCGCCGGGGCCTCGGGGCGCCTGCATCCCCAGGACGGTACGCAGATACGCGCTCGAAGTAGCACCGACCTGCTCGTCCCCCGCGACGAGCAGAAGCCGCTCCGGACACTCCTCACCACTCAGCAACCGCCCCAAGGCCTCGGCGACGTCATTCAGTTCGGTACCGGCGGGGAACAACAGGCAAGGGACACCATCACCTTGCGCTCTCGGATCCAACAACATCGCATAACGCACAGCCCGTTGCACCCTCCCCCGCATCTACCGCATCCGCGCGGCCACATGACGCCCAGACTCTACCCACGAGCCAACGGCGCACGAGAACCGCGCGAGCACAGGCACAGGAGCAGATGCTGTAGGCGGGCGGCGACGGCTCCCCCACCTGACTCGACGCCCGCCGCACGCGCCGGCTCGACCATCGACCGTCCCCCGTCCCACTTCTCGCTCGTCACGTCCCGCTCGTTGCTTCTCGCGCATCCTCAAGTCGGCACTGTGCCCTGCCGGTTCCGTGAAGAACGCCCGGTGCCGGACGGAGGTTCCTCAGGCCCCGCCGCCCGGGACCGTGCCGCCCTTGAGGCGTTCCAGGTCGGAGGGGCGGACCTGGATCACCACGACGGCGATCAGAGCGGCCAGGACCGTGAAGATCGCCGCCATGACGAAGGCGGCCGAAACGCCGGCGGTGAGGATCTCGTCGGACCAGGGGGAGGGAAGCTGCCCGGTGCGTCGGAAGTGCAGGCGTTCGGCCGGGGTCGCCTGGGCGAGGAAGTCGGGGATCTGTTTGTTCGCCTCGTTGCGGCTGGCCGTGCCGTACATCGTGACCAGGATGGACAGGCCGAGCGAACCGCCCACCTGCTGGGTGGCGTTGAGGAGTCCGGAGGCCGCGCCGGTCTCCTTCGGGGACACGTTGGAGAGCGCCATCAGGGTCAGGGAGACGAACTCCATGCCCATGCCGAGGCTGAAGACGAGCATCGGGCCGAGGACGCTGCCCGCGTACGTGGAGTTGACGTCGGTCAGGGTCAGCCAGGACAGGCCGGCCGCCGCGAGGATCGCGCCCACCACCATGAACGGCTTGGGGCCGTAGGTGGGAAGGAACCGTGAGGCCAGGCCGGCACCGACGGCGATGACGGCGCTGACCGGAAGAAAGGCGAAGCCGGCCGCGAGGGGACTGAAGTCGAGCACGTTCTGCACGAAGAGCGTGAGGAAGAAGAACATGCCGAAGATCGCGGCGGCGAGGCACAGCATGATCCCGTACGTGCCCGCCCGGTTACGGTCGGCGAACATGTGCAGCGGCGTGATCGGCTGCCGGGAGCGCCGCTCGACCAGGACGAACAGCGCGAGGACGACGACGGCCGCGGCGAACGAGGCCAGCGTGTACGGGTCCCGCCACCCTTCCTGGGCGGCCCTGATGAACCCGTACACCAGAAGGACCATGCCCACGGTGGAGGTCAGCGCGCCGGTGATGTCGAAGTGGCCGGGGTGGCGTTCGGATTCCTTGATGAAGCGAGGGGTGGCGAGGGCGATGAGCAGTCCGATGGGGACGTTGACGAAGAGCACCCACCGCCAGTTGAGCCACTCGACGAGGATTCCGCCCGCGAGCAGGCCGATCGCGCCGCCGCCCGCCGAGACCGCGGCGAAGACCCCGAAGGCCCGGTTGCGGTCGGGGCCTTCGCGGAACGTCGTACTGACCAGGGAGAGCGCGGTCGGGGACGCGATGGCGCCGCCGACGCCCTGAAGGGCGCGTGCGGCGAGCAGTTGGGCCTCGTTCTGGGCGAGTCCGCCGAGCAGGGAGGCGACCACGAAGAGCAGCACGCCGAAGACGAACATGCGCCGTCTGCCGAGAATGTCGCCGGTCCGGCCGCCGAGCAGCAGCAGGCCGCCGAAGGTGAGGGTGTAGGCGTTGACCACCCATGCCAGGCTCGTGGTGGAGAAGTCCAGGGAGCGCTGGATGTCCGGCAGCGCGATGT
The Streptomyces sp. NBC_01485 genome window above contains:
- a CDS encoding AMIN-like domain-containing (lipo)protein — its product is MVRSRTIWATAALLTATLGAAAVPANAAPVTATRTAAACATGWGSLDKTYFAGTSTPLTNVRTGRHDCYDRFVIDVPGAGSGELGFSVGYVDELYQDGSGRPIHVGGGAILEVRVNAPSYDPETGTPTYPGRVAQPLPGVNLTGYRTFQDTRYAGSFEGVTQFGLGVRARLPFQVQRLADHLVVDVAHTW
- a CDS encoding polysaccharide deacetylase family protein is translated as MARHGGRGWHGRVFAAAVGVTAVAAVTSVWTAQAGPVGGGKAEAGVSAGPSGPGSSAPGSAAPGSAAKRARVSVDIAHASEAGPRGVNITIDDGPDPGWTPQVLQVLRENGVKATFCMVGTQAQAHPDMVKAVVADGHRLCDHTVSHDTTMDTKSEAYQSQQILDAERMITEASGGVRPVYYRAPGGAFTPYSRTLAASHGMRPLGWNVDTKDFERPGAAAIVATVKSEVSNGPTILFHDAGGDRSQTVTALREILPWLKQQGYSFGFPVR
- a CDS encoding tetratricopeptide repeat protein; this encodes MESSEGASTGELAEGVSYSVTTRDGADGVPVVNIKLTMTPEAKARWTMSAAYEEKGETHPDTLTAAYELAEVLWRQGSADEAVELFRYVVAGRRAVLGQGHPDTLAATSFLARVLEELGALAEAEQLTRMVWAEHVRASGEVHPEALTSLARLARIMLGQKRAAEAEGLVRQVLAARERVLGQGHRDTLGSRNDLAGALRAQGRLEDAEWLYRQVADDAGRLFGPADPLSLDARANQAAVLAHQHRWAEAERHYQAVVDVRVRNAGAGHVDTLSAQSNLASVLHGAGKVGEAEALMRTVLEGYSRLFGADHPRTVSAMRNLAAMMHRRGNRAEAEALCRRVVAAYERRFGPGDPRTAEARANLRMVVEGGG
- a CDS encoding CHAT domain-containing tetratricopeptide repeat protein — its product is MDSGVPRSRRSAGTSVDELHRQGLRELELYHRTGDVAALRRARDLDRRVVDATSDASPGRDVHLRNLANAEAQLYEHTGDLPTLQRAIHFYRRALHLAPEGHRYREAYLYGLGRALRLLHHRTGEPHALEEAAELLRRCVELPPVMPGERAAQLGGLAEVLGELYDLGGDAEHLRQAVAAQRRALAETPRGTPEWASRQVNLAFLLSSWYDLTQERAALDDAVGGLRSSRDEMLRNGGTQPWQLAVNLAGCLADRFRLDGRLGELDEAVALLRHLLDTDHSLDTHDRLLVTMRAADLSLQRAEICGQLRWADWALWALRESVRTMPHDDLNRGVALFELGKTHATRYRLSDDPADLESAISWLRTALDVFGSDEGSAENARAAASVLAMQLAHRHDRTGSAADLDQAIALQRDAVRHAPPHSPNLAALHGSLGQNLLQRFQSRHDLGDLDQCDDHLHRALAALPPHSSDRPALLSTLGSAQLARYEHTGHRPHLHEAVETQRAALAACPAGEVQRPFLLGNLALLLRLRHDAVGLDAGVGMDTADVDEAVGLLRQVLALRPGNSGAARITLLQLAEALRSRAEARGDDADLTECVELLRTLVDGYPADHPAQISSRTALAEALHKLFLATDDERLLTEAHEVARGSVEVRSAPVQARLRARATLGQVCGTRHDWEAARHWLTEAVRLLPRLAARDLNRADQQYVLAREHGLAAEAAAYALQAGRPEQALEVLEHGRGVLLGRLLRSRETDVARLRERAPALADRFVRLRDAEDPAPPRADTYSAAREHQVVERLRTREAEWDALVTEIRSLPGLADFLRPPPATEIIRRAGTGPVVVINISIRCDALIVADGALDVVPLETTAEEVQRRVADFLAAVAAPASGTEGLDRRLARQETVADTLEWLWDTITGPVLERLALPAPPGPGGTPPRVWWCPQGSLAFLPLHAAGYHGPRAGADGRRCVLARVASSYTSTVAALHHARTRRTDTHEGGSDQVIVSMSRTPGAGNLPHADAEVRAVGRYLTDRHEPVVLVNEQATRDAVLEALRHTRSVHFACHAVADTQDPSECRILTHDHATRPLTVTDVAGLRLDGAHLAYLSACATSATRHELADEAIHITGAFQLAGFRHVVGTLWPVGDELAPEMATAFYAALAGRAPTHTGPSGTDPRVRDDQVDDQVAFALHATVAELHTRYAWFPSLWASHVHVGV
- a CDS encoding MFS transporter; its protein translation is MALLVIASCQLMVVLDITIVNIALPDIQRSLDFSTTSLAWVVNAYTLTFGGLLLLGGRTGDILGRRRMFVFGVLLFVVASLLGGLAQNEAQLLAARALQGVGGAIASPTALSLVSTTFREGPDRNRAFGVFAAVSAGGGAIGLLAGGILVEWLNWRWVLFVNVPIGLLIALATPRFIKESERHPGHFDITGALTSTVGMVLLVYGFIRAAQEGWRDPYTLASFAAAVVVLALFVLVERRSRQPITPLHMFADRNRAGTYGIMLCLAAAIFGMFFFLTLFVQNVLDFSPLAAGFAFLPVSAVIAVGAGLASRFLPTYGPKPFMVVGAILAAAGLSWLTLTDVNSTYAGSVLGPMLVFSLGMGMEFVSLTLMALSNVSPKETGAASGLLNATQQVGGSLGLSILVTMYGTASRNEANKQIPDFLAQATPAERLHFRRTGQLPSPWSDEILTAGVSAAFVMAAIFTVLAALIAVVVIQVRPSDLERLKGGTVPGGGA